The following proteins are encoded in a genomic region of Opitutus sp.:
- a CDS encoding FKBP-type peptidyl-prolyl cis-trans isomerase encodes MAKPEIKIEQLKVGSGRSPKKGELVTVHYTGWLTTGKKFDSSVDSGSPFSFVLGAGQVISGWDIGVATMKIGDKVKLTLPPELGYGAGGYPGAIPPNATLIFDVELLKIG; translated from the coding sequence ATGGCCAAACCTGAAATCAAGATTGAGCAACTCAAAGTCGGTAGCGGTCGCAGCCCCAAAAAGGGCGAACTCGTTACCGTCCACTACACCGGCTGGTTAACCACGGGGAAGAAGTTCGACTCCTCCGTAGACAGCGGATCGCCGTTTTCCTTCGTTCTGGGCGCCGGCCAAGTCATCTCCGGTTGGGACATCGGCGTCGCCACAATGAAGATCGGCGACAAGGTCAAACTCACCCTGCCGCCCGAGTTGGGGTACGGAGCCGGCGGCTACCCCGGCGCCATCCCGCCCAACGCCACTTTGATCTTCGACGTCGAACTGCTCAAAATCGGCTAA
- a CDS encoding RNA-binding S4 domain-containing protein → MSAAETAPRTIIVKAEPIELCQLLKFSGLASNGGAAKAFISEGRVLLNGVVETQKRKKVMGGDRVSFADETLLVKVGG, encoded by the coding sequence ATGTCTGCTGCCGAAACCGCACCCCGCACCATTATTGTCAAAGCCGAGCCGATCGAGCTCTGCCAGTTGTTAAAGTTCTCCGGACTAGCCAGCAATGGCGGTGCCGCCAAAGCGTTTATCAGCGAAGGCCGAGTGCTGCTCAACGGCGTCGTCGAGACGCAGAAGCGCAAAAAGGTGATGGGCGGCGACCGCGTGAGTTTTGCCGATGAGACGCTGCTGGTGAAGGTGGGGGGATGA